One Methylomonas sp. LL1 DNA window includes the following coding sequences:
- a CDS encoding efflux RND transporter periplasmic adaptor subunit produces MHSRNIPCLLVCGGQLVVFKPWIGCLLFALTGCAQQDHTQQTIRPVNVVRITSQETNNDRPYPGEVRPRYETVLSFRVAGKVVFRSVEIGDKVKKGQILVRLDPSDYRLAKQNVEAQLIAAKAEREYSRDDLERYRALYAENTVSQPELDRRETLYIGSEQKVAALEAQLGQVGNQLTYTDLEADRDGVVTGLEVETGQVLAAGQPIVKIAQLDEKEIPIDIPEHRIADIGLRQEVSVSLWAGGDRRFKARVREIAAAADPLSRTYRAKVTLLEGQEDARFGMTATVWIPANTPAHLGVPLSAVFTPQNRPGQACVWLIDEYSATVKAIPIQIIATLPEQRLAVSGLTVGQLVVSTGGNRLREGQSVRIPQSVRPSMDGDGAASGEASL; encoded by the coding sequence ATGCATTCTCGGAACATTCCTTGCCTATTAGTCTGCGGCGGCCAACTGGTAGTCTTCAAGCCATGGATAGGCTGTCTGCTTTTTGCCTTGACCGGTTGCGCGCAACAAGATCACACCCAGCAAACTATTCGCCCGGTCAATGTGGTTAGGATTACCAGCCAGGAGACAAACAACGACAGACCCTATCCCGGCGAGGTGCGTCCTCGCTACGAGACGGTGTTATCGTTCCGGGTGGCCGGAAAAGTGGTATTCCGTTCGGTCGAAATCGGCGACAAGGTAAAAAAGGGGCAAATTCTGGTCAGGCTCGATCCAAGCGATTATCGGCTCGCTAAGCAAAATGTCGAAGCTCAATTGATCGCGGCCAAAGCCGAACGCGAATACAGCCGGGATGACCTCGAACGTTACCGGGCGCTGTATGCTGAAAATACCGTCAGCCAGCCGGAATTGGACAGGCGCGAAACACTTTATATTGGCTCGGAGCAGAAGGTCGCGGCGCTGGAAGCCCAGCTAGGGCAAGTCGGCAACCAATTGACTTACACCGATTTAGAGGCCGACCGCGACGGGGTGGTGACGGGGTTGGAGGTCGAGACCGGGCAAGTCCTCGCCGCCGGTCAGCCCATCGTCAAGATAGCTCAACTGGATGAAAAGGAGATCCCTATCGACATCCCCGAGCATCGGATTGCCGACATCGGTCTCCGGCAGGAGGTTAGCGTTAGCTTGTGGGCCGGCGGCGATCGGCGCTTCAAGGCGCGTGTTCGTGAAATCGCGGCGGCGGCCGATCCATTAAGCCGCACCTATCGGGCCAAGGTAACGCTTTTGGAAGGCCAAGAGGATGCACGGTTCGGCATGACGGCGACGGTTTGGATACCTGCAAATACCCCGGCCCATCTCGGCGTTCCGCTATCGGCGGTCTTTACGCCGCAAAATCGGCCGGGGCAGGCTTGCGTCTGGCTAATCGACGAATACAGCGCAACCGTCAAAGCCATACCGATACAAATAATCGCCACCTTGCCGGAGCAACGGCTGGCCGTTTCCGGACTCACGGTAGGACAACTGGTGGTCAGCACCGGCGGCAATCGTTTGAGGGAAGGCCAAAGCGTGCGTATTCCGCAATCCGTTCGGCCGAGCATGGATGGCGACGGCGCCGCCAGCGGCGAGGCTAGCTTATGA
- a CDS encoding helix-turn-helix transcriptional regulator translates to MNESHYDDLIGKIYDASVMPELWPIFLEQLSDIFSSRGTALYLVDFASRSSICHSDDISFIQSVRIAPEAGASYDRYYSKVNVWFENSRHLAEGKLVTTDRLLPARELVRTEWYNDWLKPQGYFHAMVGHLLKQDTLAVRLSIFRAKPQPFSADETALFARFVPHLRRSCLIHKQLCDLKGALATGTELLNRLPIGLVLFDQCGQAVFSNRQADILIGSAAGFSLNAGGRCMAGNASDTRALRQLIGKAIALGQSNAMSLQRYASNRPLSAIAVSLQNQHLPFFGARPAAALYLHDPDRPLELDDSLLIQCYGLSPSEAKLAMALLCGQTLADYAQTRGISNNTVKTQLKQVLAKTGTHRQSELVQLLTASFGVLAAPSNTAITKN, encoded by the coding sequence ATGAACGAAAGCCACTATGACGATTTAATCGGAAAAATCTACGACGCCAGCGTCATGCCCGAGCTATGGCCGATATTTTTGGAACAATTGTCGGATATTTTCAGTAGCCGGGGGACGGCGCTATATCTGGTCGATTTTGCCAGCCGCAGTTCCATTTGCCATAGCGACGATATTTCCTTTATTCAATCCGTCCGCATCGCCCCCGAAGCCGGAGCGTCTTATGACCGCTATTATTCCAAGGTCAATGTCTGGTTTGAAAACTCCAGGCATTTAGCCGAAGGTAAATTAGTCACCACTGATCGGCTGTTGCCGGCGCGGGAGTTGGTCAGGACCGAATGGTACAACGACTGGCTTAAACCCCAGGGTTATTTTCATGCCATGGTCGGGCATCTTCTCAAGCAGGATACGCTGGCGGTGCGTCTGTCGATTTTCAGAGCCAAACCGCAACCGTTTTCCGCCGACGAAACCGCCTTGTTCGCCCGTTTTGTACCGCATTTGCGCCGCTCTTGCCTGATTCACAAACAACTGTGTGACCTTAAAGGCGCACTCGCGACCGGCACCGAACTCTTGAATCGCCTGCCAATCGGCTTAGTCTTGTTCGATCAATGCGGCCAGGCCGTATTCAGCAATCGTCAGGCTGACATCTTAATCGGTTCCGCGGCAGGCTTTTCGCTGAATGCCGGGGGCCGCTGCATGGCGGGTAATGCAAGCGACACCCGGGCCTTGCGCCAGTTAATCGGCAAGGCCATAGCGCTGGGGCAAAGCAATGCGATGAGTTTGCAACGTTACGCGTCAAACCGTCCGTTGTCGGCAATCGCGGTATCGCTGCAAAACCAACATCTGCCTTTTTTCGGCGCCAGGCCAGCCGCTGCCTTATATCTCCACGATCCTGACAGGCCGTTGGAGCTGGACGACAGCTTATTGATTCAATGCTACGGGCTTTCCCCGTCGGAAGCGAAACTCGCCATGGCCTTGTTGTGCGGACAAACCCTAGCCGATTATGCCCAAACACGCGGCATCAGCAACAATACGGTAAAAACTCAGCTAAAACAGGTGCTGGCAAAAACTGGCACTCACCGCCAGTCCGAACTCGTCCAATTGCTGACGGCCAGCTTCGGCGTGCTGGCGGCGCCAAGCAACACCGCGATAACAAAAAATTGA
- a CDS encoding SCP2 sterol-binding domain-containing protein produces MKFDEHPTVLRYREAGSPKLRVDKQILAASWLRQLALEAGADDAGCVSLSRTELDGQRTDILQAFPQAKSLLSFVCRMNRENIRSPARSVANLEFHHSGDEVNDIARRIVKTLEQQGIHAINPAMGFPMETERWPNKMWLVSHKPVAEAAGLGRIGLHRNVIHPVFGNFILLGTIILNAEIDVESRPIDYNPCLECKLCVAACPVGAIAADGYFDFSACYTHNYREFMGGFTDWVETVAASGNAKRYRQKVADAESVSMWQSLSFGANYKAAYCLAVCPAGEDVIGPFLNDKKGFIKRVVRPLQDKQETIYVVPKSDAEEHVVRRFPHKHVKPVNNSLRPTSIQAFLNGLPHVFQKGKSAGLNASYHFTFTGAEAIEATVIIRDQQLEVLPGHCGWPDFQLHADGKTWLAFLAKEKHLAWALIQRKIRFKGNPRMLLAFGRCFLA; encoded by the coding sequence ATGAAATTCGATGAGCATCCCACAGTGCTTCGCTACCGCGAAGCCGGTTCTCCAAAGCTAAGAGTGGATAAACAAATTCTGGCGGCGTCATGGTTGCGACAACTGGCACTGGAGGCCGGGGCGGACGACGCCGGCTGTGTCAGCCTGAGCCGAACGGAACTGGACGGGCAGCGGACGGACATCCTGCAAGCCTTTCCTCAGGCGAAGAGCTTGTTGAGCTTCGTCTGCCGCATGAATCGGGAAAACATACGAAGCCCCGCCCGTTCCGTTGCGAATCTGGAGTTTCATCATAGCGGCGACGAGGTCAACGACATTGCCAGACGCATCGTCAAAACTCTGGAGCAACAGGGCATCCATGCGATCAACCCCGCGATGGGTTTTCCGATGGAGACCGAGCGCTGGCCCAACAAAATGTGGCTGGTCTCGCACAAACCGGTCGCCGAGGCGGCGGGTCTGGGGCGTATCGGCCTTCATCGCAATGTCATTCATCCCGTTTTCGGCAACTTCATCCTGCTCGGCACCATTATTCTGAATGCCGAGATCGACGTGGAATCGCGGCCGATCGATTACAACCCTTGCCTGGAATGCAAGCTTTGCGTTGCCGCTTGCCCGGTGGGAGCTATAGCGGCGGATGGCTATTTCGACTTTTCCGCCTGTTATACCCATAACTACCGAGAGTTCATGGGCGGCTTCACCGACTGGGTCGAAACGGTGGCTGCCAGCGGCAATGCTAAGCGTTATCGGCAAAAGGTCGCGGATGCCGAGTCGGTCTCGATGTGGCAAAGCCTGTCGTTCGGCGCCAATTACAAGGCGGCCTATTGTCTGGCGGTGTGTCCGGCGGGCGAGGATGTGATAGGCCCATTCCTGAACGACAAGAAGGGTTTTATAAAACGGGTGGTACGGCCGTTGCAGGACAAGCAGGAGACCATCTACGTGGTGCCCAAATCCGATGCGGAAGAGCATGTCGTTCGCCGCTTTCCGCACAAGCATGTCAAGCCGGTCAACAATAGCCTTAGGCCAACCTCGATACAAGCCTTTCTGAACGGGCTTCCCCATGTGTTTCAAAAGGGAAAATCGGCGGGTTTGAACGCCAGCTATCACTTCACCTTCACCGGCGCCGAAGCCATCGAGGCCACCGTGATTATTCGCGATCAACAACTGGAAGTCTTGCCGGGACACTGCGGTTGGCCCGATTTTCAATTGCATGCGGACGGCAAAACCTGGCTGGCATTTCTCGCCAAGGAAAAGCATCTGGCCTGGGCATTGATCCAACGAAAAATTCGATTCAAGGGGAATCCCCGGATGCTGCTGGCGTTCGGGCGCTGTTTTTTGGCCTGA
- a CDS encoding MarR family winged helix-turn-helix transcriptional regulator: protein MSQFYDEILRPVGIRGTQYSLLVAVKLSGPVLVTKLAESVVMDRTTLTRNLEILGKQGLVNVGSGDDRRTRMVTITETGLAVLTKAYPLWEQAQAKIREKMSPEHLTALMEGLSALVAATQR, encoded by the coding sequence GTGAGCCAGTTTTACGACGAGATTTTACGGCCGGTCGGCATCAGAGGCACCCAGTATTCGCTATTGGTGGCGGTAAAATTGAGCGGTCCGGTGCTGGTAACCAAGCTCGCCGAATCCGTGGTGATGGACCGCACGACCTTGACCCGCAATCTGGAAATTCTGGGCAAACAAGGGCTGGTCAATGTCGGTTCGGGCGACGACAGACGTACGCGGATGGTCACTATTACCGAAACCGGATTGGCCGTGCTGACCAAAGCCTATCCGCTATGGGAGCAGGCGCAAGCCAAAATCAGGGAGAAGATGAGCCCCGAGCATTTGACTGCATTAATGGAAGGCCTGTCGGCCCTGGTGGCGGCAACCCAGAGGTAA
- a CDS encoding inorganic phosphate transporter, which yields MLTCILFIGVCFLAYANGANDNFKGVASLFGSGTANFRQALTWATLTTFAGSMTALFLAQTLLVKFSGKGLAPDELIHTPPFMIAVAGGAGMTVILATRYGFPISTTHALLGAMAGSTLLATSGDISLAPLLNNFVLPLLLSPVVALLSAGLLYRVLNLWFSRRRIENDLCLCVENPETLALAADANMTMTIETATLPSLSLDRQEACAERQASRILGFNLQRLRDGLHFCSAGAVCFARSLNDTPKIAALLLLAPGFDLQWIIIVVATAMLLGGVFNARRVAETMSHKITSITHEQGLSANLVTALLVIFASKLGMPVSTTHVSVGALFGIGVVGGKANTGVIASIALSWLLTLPCAAVCSAAISHYLNANLQ from the coding sequence ATGCTCACATGCATCTTATTCATCGGCGTTTGCTTTCTGGCCTATGCCAACGGCGCCAACGACAACTTCAAGGGCGTGGCGAGTTTGTTCGGCAGCGGCACCGCCAATTTCCGGCAGGCGCTGACTTGGGCGACGCTGACGACGTTTGCGGGTTCGATGACAGCGCTGTTTTTAGCTCAGACTTTGCTGGTCAAATTTTCCGGCAAAGGCTTGGCACCGGACGAATTGATACACACTCCGCCGTTCATGATTGCGGTCGCGGGCGGTGCAGGGATGACTGTGATTTTGGCGACGCGTTATGGCTTCCCGATTTCCACCACGCATGCCTTATTGGGTGCCATGGCCGGGAGCACTTTATTAGCGACGTCCGGCGACATCAGCCTGGCGCCTTTGCTGAACAACTTTGTGCTGCCATTGCTGTTGAGTCCGGTTGTAGCGTTGCTATCGGCCGGATTGTTGTATCGAGTTCTGAACCTGTGGTTTAGTCGTCGGCGCATCGAAAACGACTTGTGTTTATGCGTTGAAAACCCGGAAACTCTGGCTCTGGCCGCTGACGCCAATATGACCATGACAATCGAAACGGCAACCCTTCCCTCTCTAAGCCTTGATCGACAAGAGGCTTGCGCCGAGCGACAAGCTAGCCGGATTTTGGGTTTTAATCTTCAGCGCCTGCGCGACGGACTGCATTTTTGCAGCGCCGGCGCAGTTTGCTTTGCCCGCAGCCTGAACGACACTCCGAAAATTGCCGCCTTGTTGTTGCTGGCTCCTGGTTTTGATCTGCAATGGATCATTATCGTTGTTGCTACTGCTATGCTGCTAGGTGGTGTGTTCAACGCTCGGCGGGTAGCGGAAACCATGAGTCATAAAATCACCAGCATCACGCACGAACAGGGTTTATCGGCCAATCTGGTCACCGCATTGTTAGTGATTTTTGCCAGCAAGCTCGGGATGCCCGTATCCACCACCCATGTTTCAGTGGGTGCTTTGTTCGGTATCGGCGTGGTCGGCGGCAAGGCCAATACCGGCGTGATCGCATCCATTGCCTTATCCTGGCTATTGACGTTGCCCTGCGCGGCTGTCTGTTCCGCCGCAATCTCACACTACCTTAACGCCAACCTTCAATAA
- a CDS encoding methyltransferase domain-containing protein: MTTTIEISESVRHYYGQVLQSSDDLKTSACCSIDAMPSYLKALLTGLHPEVLERFYGCGSPLPPALEGMTVLDLGCGTGRDCYLLSKLVGPTGRVIGVDMTPEQLEVAVRHRDWHAERFGYANIEFLHGHIENLATVGIADDYMDAGGRAMQGAIADNSIDVVVSNCVINLSPEKPRVLAEIFRVLKPGGELYFSDVFADRRIPVELRQDPVLLGECLGGALYWEDFRRILQDLGSPDVRKVKQNPISIDDSEVFAKIGMVKFDSVTVRAFKMPLEDRCEDFGQVAVYLGSIDQHPHSFDLDDHHHFETGRPLRVCGNTADMLAGSRYGDHFQVLGDKSRHFGLFDCSPRPGSESAKADSACC, translated from the coding sequence ATGACGACCACTATCGAAATCAGCGAATCGGTCCGCCATTACTATGGCCAGGTTTTGCAATCCAGCGACGACCTGAAAACCAGCGCCTGTTGCAGCATCGACGCCATGCCAAGCTATTTAAAAGCGCTGCTGACCGGCCTGCATCCCGAAGTGTTGGAACGTTTTTACGGTTGCGGTTCACCCTTGCCGCCTGCGTTGGAAGGTATGACCGTGCTGGATTTAGGCTGCGGCACCGGCCGCGACTGTTATCTGCTGTCGAAACTGGTCGGACCGACAGGCCGGGTGATCGGCGTGGATATGACGCCGGAGCAACTGGAAGTGGCCGTACGCCATCGCGACTGGCACGCCGAACGCTTTGGTTACGCCAATATCGAGTTTCTGCACGGCCATATCGAAAATCTGGCCACGGTCGGTATCGCTGACGACTACATGGATGCAGGAGGTAGGGCAATGCAGGGAGCAATTGCCGATAACAGCATAGACGTGGTGGTGTCCAACTGCGTGATCAACCTGTCGCCGGAAAAGCCTCGCGTACTGGCGGAAATCTTCCGGGTGTTGAAACCGGGCGGCGAACTGTATTTTTCCGACGTATTCGCCGACCGTCGGATCCCGGTCGAACTGCGCCAAGACCCGGTATTGCTAGGCGAGTGTTTGGGCGGTGCCTTGTACTGGGAAGACTTCCGGCGCATTTTGCAGGACCTGGGCAGCCCCGATGTCCGCAAGGTCAAGCAAAATCCCATCAGCATCGACGACTCCGAGGTGTTCGCCAAAATCGGCATGGTCAAGTTCGATTCGGTGACGGTGCGCGCCTTTAAAATGCCTTTGGAGGATCGTTGCGAGGACTTCGGCCAAGTCGCCGTCTATTTGGGCTCTATCGACCAACACCCGCACAGTTTCGATCTGGACGACCATCATCATTTCGAAACCGGCCGGCCGTTAAGAGTGTGCGGCAACACCGCCGACATGCTGGCGGGCAGCCGTTATGGCGATCACTTCCAAGTGTTGGGTGACAAATCCCGTCATTTCGGTTTATTCGATTGCTCACCCAGACCCGGCAGCGAATCGGCCAAGGCCGACAGCGCATGTTGCTGA
- a CDS encoding sigma-70 family RNA polymerase sigma factor, whose product MLLNPEMDTSNQLSEALLAEHRPVLFRYALLQLKDAELADDAVQETLLAAWQSSANFEGKAGLRTWLIGILKHKIADHWRRSSREVTTADFDQMDNDADEVDEEDFFMSNGHWIGGPTTWNDPEAALKQQEFWAIYETCHNNLPPKMAKVFMLRELVGLEAEEVCRETGLSDANYWVTMHRARLRLRECLEIRWFNQSKKENRHA is encoded by the coding sequence ATGTTGCTGAACCCCGAGATGGACACATCCAATCAATTGAGCGAAGCATTATTGGCCGAACATCGACCGGTGCTGTTTCGCTATGCCTTGCTGCAACTGAAAGATGCTGAACTGGCCGACGACGCGGTGCAGGAAACCTTGCTGGCCGCCTGGCAATCCTCGGCAAACTTCGAAGGCAAGGCCGGTTTACGCACCTGGCTGATCGGCATTTTGAAGCACAAGATCGCCGATCACTGGCGGCGTAGCAGCCGTGAAGTCACTACCGCTGATTTCGATCAAATGGATAACGACGCAGATGAAGTCGACGAGGAAGATTTTTTCATGAGTAACGGTCATTGGATTGGCGGCCCGACCACCTGGAACGATCCCGAAGCGGCCCTCAAGCAACAGGAGTTCTGGGCCATTTACGAAACTTGCCATAACAATCTACCGCCGAAAATGGCCAAGGTATTCATGTTGCGCGAACTGGTCGGCCTGGAAGCCGAGGAAGTGTGTCGGGAAACCGGCTTAAGCGACGCCAATTACTGGGTCACCATGCACCGTGCCCGATTAAGGCTACGCGAATGTCTGGAAATCCGTTGGTTCAATCAGTCAAAAAAGGAGAATCGTCATGCGTAG
- a CDS encoding zf-HC2 domain-containing protein: MRSCRDITALVSQGLDKQLSLGERLAIGVHVMMCSRCRNFQSQTRFIRKTAHRYTEQLQNRLDKEP, from the coding sequence ATGCGTAGTTGTCGCGACATTACCGCCCTGGTATCACAGGGTTTGGACAAGCAGCTCAGTTTAGGCGAACGCCTGGCGATTGGGGTGCATGTGATGATGTGTTCCCGCTGTCGTAATTTCCAAAGCCAAACCCGGTTTATCCGCAAAACAGCGCATCGCTATACCGAGCAATTGCAAAATCGTTTGGATAAAGAACCCTGA
- a CDS encoding NifB/NifX family molybdenum-iron cluster-binding protein yields the protein MINFPIKLAVASKEGMAISEHFGHAKQFRIYAATPDRCELLETREVSHYCLGQHSDQSAMAGILETIKDCHAVFVAKIGDGPTAKVNAIGVRAVSRYAYEAIEDSLLDYARRIESGEEML from the coding sequence ATGATCAACTTCCCGATAAAACTGGCCGTGGCCAGCAAGGAAGGCATGGCGATCAGCGAACATTTCGGCCATGCCAAACAGTTCCGCATCTATGCCGCAACTCCAGACAGATGCGAACTGCTCGAAACTCGTGAAGTGTCGCATTACTGCCTGGGACAGCATTCCGATCAATCGGCCATGGCCGGCATTCTGGAAACCATCAAGGATTGCCATGCGGTGTTTGTCGCCAAAATTGGCGATGGCCCCACGGCAAAAGTCAATGCAATCGGCGTGCGCGCCGTCTCGCGCTACGCCTACGAGGCAATTGAGGATTCGCTGCTTGACTACGCGCGCCGCATTGAATCAGGCGAGGAAATGTTATGA
- a CDS encoding symmetrical bis(5'-nucleosyl)-tetraphosphatase, protein MTTYAIGSVKGDYQALLKLLDKIEFDPDNDCLWFSGNLVNEGPESLAVLRFIKGLGKKAVTVLGYQELHLLSVASGFIPREAGDTLDEILNAPDRDELLKWLRQRGLIHHDAKLNFTLVHAGIPAEWTFSQALTFAYEVESALSGGNYPAFLENLRRDQSRWHAKLRGWKRLNFIANAYTLIKYCNEQGKLDFNARGALGSQAEGLIPWYRLPNRMTANLNIVFADDAGFADAAFPGIYPLAGQGNLSALKLSATPEPLGMPRSKSSSITK, encoded by the coding sequence ATGACAACCTACGCTATCGGCAGTGTCAAGGGCGATTATCAAGCGTTATTAAAACTACTGGACAAAATTGAGTTCGATCCGGACAACGATTGCTTGTGGTTTAGCGGTAATTTAGTCAACGAAGGACCGGAGTCGCTGGCAGTATTGCGATTTATCAAAGGTTTGGGCAAAAAAGCCGTGACGGTATTGGGCTATCAGGAATTGCATTTGTTGAGCGTGGCTTCCGGCTTTATACCGCGCGAAGCTGGCGATACACTGGACGAAATTTTGAATGCGCCGGATCGGGACGAATTACTCAAATGGCTACGCCAGCGCGGGCTGATTCATCATGATGCCAAACTGAACTTTACCCTGGTGCATGCGGGTATCCCGGCGGAATGGACTTTTAGCCAAGCCCTGACCTTTGCCTATGAAGTCGAATCGGCACTGTCCGGCGGTAATTATCCGGCGTTTCTGGAAAATCTGCGGCGTGACCAATCGCGCTGGCATGCCAAGCTTAGGGGGTGGAAGCGACTGAATTTTATTGCCAATGCCTATACTCTGATCAAATACTGCAACGAGCAAGGCAAACTGGATTTTAATGCCAGGGGTGCCCTCGGCTCTCAAGCCGAGGGGTTAATCCCCTGGTATCGGCTGCCCAATCGGATGACGGCCAATTTGAATATCGTTTTTGCCGATGATGCCGGTTTCGCTGACGCGGCGTTCCCAGGCATTTACCCATTAGCAGGGCAAGGCAATCTATCCGCGTTAAAGCTGTCCGCAACACCCGAACCCCTGGGCATGCCACGATCGAAATCAAGTTCGATAACGAAATAG
- a CDS encoding YqaA family protein produces the protein MFQKLYDRVIRWSKHPHALKFLFALSFAESSFFPVPPDVMLAPMALAQPSKAFRFALWTTVASVAGGVFGYGIGYFLFDSIEPWLKTSHYWDAYRQATAWFDEWGFWAVFVAGFSPIPYKVFTIAAGALNMALMPFVLASLIGRGGRFFLVALLLAAGGEKLEAKLREYMDRLGWALVAIVVVGGLIYRFMR, from the coding sequence ATGTTCCAAAAACTCTATGACCGCGTCATCCGCTGGTCCAAGCACCCTCACGCATTAAAATTCCTATTCGCCTTGAGCTTTGCCGAATCGTCGTTTTTCCCGGTACCGCCGGACGTGATGCTGGCACCGATGGCATTGGCACAACCCTCCAAAGCCTTTCGTTTTGCGCTTTGGACTACGGTTGCATCGGTTGCCGGCGGAGTGTTTGGTTACGGGATAGGCTATTTTCTGTTCGACAGCATCGAACCTTGGTTGAAAACTTCGCATTACTGGGACGCCTACCGGCAAGCGACGGCATGGTTTGACGAATGGGGCTTCTGGGCTGTTTTTGTCGCCGGGTTTTCGCCTATCCCCTACAAAGTGTTTACCATTGCCGCCGGCGCCTTGAATATGGCTTTAATGCCGTTTGTGTTGGCTTCCTTGATAGGCCGCGGCGGACGTTTTTTTCTGGTTGCCCTATTGCTGGCGGCGGGCGGTGAGAAACTGGAAGCCAAACTAAGAGAATACATGGATCGTTTGGGCTGGGCGTTGGTCGCTATCGTCGTGGTCGGCGGTTTGATTTACCGTTTCATGCGGTGA